From Bacillus solimangrovi, the proteins below share one genomic window:
- a CDS encoding ZIP family metal transporter — MTSVLIGSVLSALSTGLGAIPILFLQHVTHRWRDMLLAFTAGIMMSAALMSLIPEALLNGHFYQMAIGLILGVATLTTLEKNIPHIDIEQTNKNVHIEEKALLVIVALTLHNIPEGLSVGVSYASTASETGNLVAIAIGFQNAPEGFLVALFLANQRINKYWALIIATLTGAVEIVAGLVGFFLTAYIDWLIPYGLSFAAGAMLFIIYKELIPESHGDGNERYATYAFILGLLFMIAIINYFG, encoded by the coding sequence ATGACAAGTGTATTAATAGGCAGCGTACTTTCTGCCTTATCAACAGGACTTGGCGCTATACCAATTCTATTCTTGCAGCATGTTACACACCGCTGGCGGGACATGCTCTTAGCCTTCACAGCTGGTATTATGATGTCTGCTGCACTGATGAGCTTAATACCTGAAGCTCTCTTAAACGGGCATTTCTATCAAATGGCTATCGGACTTATTCTCGGTGTTGCTACTTTAACGACACTTGAGAAAAATATCCCACATATTGATATTGAACAAACAAACAAAAATGTTCATATTGAAGAAAAGGCTTTGCTCGTCATCGTAGCCTTGACTCTTCATAATATCCCTGAAGGTCTTTCTGTAGGTGTTAGCTATGCATCAACAGCATCCGAAACGGGTAATCTCGTCGCAATTGCGATTGGATTTCAAAATGCACCTGAAGGTTTTCTCGTCGCCTTATTCTTAGCAAATCAGCGTATTAACAAGTATTGGGCACTTATTATTGCTACACTAACTGGTGCAGTAGAAATCGTTGCTGGACTAGTAGGCTTCTTCTTAACAGCATATATTGATTGGCTCATACCATATGGACTCTCATTTGCTGCAGGTGCGATGCTGTTCATTATTTATAAAGAACTAATCCCAGAGAGTCATGGTGATGGGAACGAACGTTATGCCACATATGCTTTCATTCTCGGTTTATTATTTATGATTGCAATTATTAATTACTTCGGGTAA
- a CDS encoding methyl-accepting chemotaxis protein, whose product MSRLLKTKSAKSALQKVQRTAEELKRVWDPNKTLDEQITRLHAVIDGHLENDEFIAITTSDSYVVLSTNRLREQIPFEDDVSQNAANTETPLLQIYHRNTGEVLIDASCPILIDHFDTRFNLRLGRIIHNPFIGIIFSAMAIVPTVTAAIVSLLAGLSLRQTVAMTSASFLTSILLAITFYLVITNRLRHWYSITRAVSSGDLSKNVKTIGARNQFHQIGYEINKMILGFRNIMQELDKAADSVDHISNDQREEAQRLSEAFEEISATMDSFEHGSLQQQTEVKRAHKMVQEMMNRIKTMQDEVEFAERGADDSLATAEKGELAVLQTQKQMQTIQHTVSKTAEKIRQVSSEADSVMEKVSSITNIAEQTNLLALNASIEAARAGDAGKGFAVVAQEVRKLAEGTNEFASDILSSLSQTRKDLDEAVKQVEENVQTITHGVKKVSQAGDAITELKSSGIETKELVSRNRISTQSVNEDGQHLFTIINQINDIANDFTAMVNETTSKLSTHITGIHNLAKESTILSEDAANLQKIVRRFHQTT is encoded by the coding sequence ATGAGCAGATTACTAAAAACTAAATCCGCAAAAAGCGCACTTCAAAAAGTTCAAAGAACAGCTGAAGAACTAAAGCGAGTTTGGGATCCGAATAAAACGTTAGATGAACAAATAACTCGACTACACGCAGTTATTGATGGACATTTAGAAAATGATGAATTCATAGCTATCACAACTTCTGACAGCTATGTTGTATTAAGTACGAATCGACTCCGTGAGCAAATCCCTTTTGAAGATGATGTCAGCCAAAATGCGGCTAATACAGAAACTCCTCTACTCCAAATTTATCATCGTAATACTGGAGAAGTCCTTATCGATGCTTCATGTCCAATCTTAATTGATCATTTTGATACACGTTTTAACTTAAGATTAGGCCGTATCATTCATAATCCGTTCATTGGGATCATATTCAGTGCCATGGCGATAGTTCCTACCGTTACAGCAGCAATCGTTTCACTCCTTGCAGGCCTTAGTCTTAGACAAACAGTCGCTATGACAAGCGCATCCTTTCTTACAAGTATTCTATTAGCAATTACCTTTTACCTTGTAATTACAAACCGACTCCGTCATTGGTATTCAATCACTCGAGCTGTCTCTTCAGGTGATCTAAGTAAAAATGTAAAAACAATCGGTGCTCGTAATCAGTTTCATCAAATTGGTTATGAAATAAACAAAATGATTCTAGGTTTTCGAAACATTATGCAAGAGCTTGATAAAGCGGCAGATTCTGTCGATCATATTAGTAACGATCAAAGGGAAGAAGCACAACGTCTATCGGAAGCATTTGAAGAAATTTCAGCTACGATGGATTCATTTGAACACGGCTCGTTACAACAACAAACAGAAGTAAAAAGAGCTCACAAAATGGTACAAGAGATGATGAATCGAATTAAAACGATGCAAGATGAAGTAGAATTTGCTGAAAGAGGTGCTGATGATTCTCTTGCTACTGCTGAAAAGGGAGAACTTGCTGTTCTACAAACCCAAAAACAAATGCAAACTATTCAACATACCGTTTCAAAAACAGCAGAAAAAATCAGACAAGTCTCTTCAGAAGCGGACAGTGTGATGGAAAAGGTCTCATCGATAACAAACATTGCAGAGCAAACGAACTTACTTGCCCTCAATGCCTCAATCGAAGCAGCTCGAGCAGGTGATGCTGGCAAAGGGTTTGCTGTTGTAGCCCAAGAAGTTCGCAAACTCGCTGAAGGAACAAATGAATTTGCTAGCGACATTCTCTCTTCTCTCTCTCAAACGAGAAAAGACTTGGATGAAGCTGTTAAACAAGTTGAAGAAAATGTACAAACGATTACTCATGGTGTAAAAAAAGTTTCTCAAGCTGGTGATGCCATTACCGAATTAAAATCATCTGGTATTGAAACGAAAGAACTCGTATCTCGTAATCGGATCTCGACACAATCTGTTAATGAAGATGGCCAACATTTATTTACGATCATTAATCAAATCAATGACATTGCAAATGATTTCACAGCTATGGTAAATGAAACAACGAGTAAGTTAAGTACTCACATTACCGGCATTCACAACTTAGCGAAAGAATCTACCATACTTTCAGAAGATGCCGCTAATTTGCAAAAAATCGTAAGGCGGTTTCATCAGACAACTTAA